Proteins found in one Paenibacillus wynnii genomic segment:
- a CDS encoding ABC transporter ATP-binding protein, protein MNKDAPVIKVSHVGRAFGSKLVLDDISLQVEKAETFGILGPSGSGKTTLVKMLTGIDETSSGEIHVLGVKMPKLAMLQQIGYMAQSDALYTELSAKENLEFFASLYGLKGEQRTRRIKAVMELVNLEEHLRKGVAQYSGGMKRRLSLAIALLHEPPLLILDEPTVGIDPVLRLSIWNELRALNKKGTTIVLTTHVMDEAEKCDRLAMIRDGKLLAVDTPDGLLQATGTASIEEAFLYYGGVRS, encoded by the coding sequence ATGAATAAAGATGCTCCAGTTATTAAAGTAAGTCATGTCGGTAGAGCATTTGGCAGCAAGTTGGTACTTGACGATATCTCTCTACAAGTGGAAAAAGCAGAAACTTTCGGCATTCTGGGCCCTTCCGGATCCGGCAAAACAACGCTGGTAAAGATGCTGACAGGCATCGATGAAACCAGCTCCGGTGAGATCCACGTTCTCGGTGTCAAAATGCCAAAACTGGCGATGCTGCAGCAGATCGGGTATATGGCACAGTCTGATGCTCTGTACACCGAGCTTAGCGCTAAAGAAAACTTAGAGTTCTTCGCTTCTCTTTATGGTCTGAAAGGTGAACAACGTACGCGCCGTATTAAAGCGGTCATGGAATTGGTTAATTTGGAGGAACATCTGCGTAAAGGTGTGGCTCAATACTCAGGTGGAATGAAGCGCCGATTGTCGCTGGCCATCGCCTTGCTGCACGAACCTCCTCTACTTATTCTGGATGAACCTACAGTAGGGATCGATCCGGTGCTTCGCCTTTCGATTTGGAATGAACTCAGAGCACTGAATAAGAAGGGAACTACGATTGTGCTGACTACGCATGTAATGGATGAAGCGGAGAAATGTGATCGGCTGGCGATGATTCGGGACGGGAAGCTGCTGGCGGTGGATACGCCAGATGGACTGCTGCAAGCCACAGGTACTGCTTCGATTGAAGAAGCGTTCCTGTATTACGGAGGTGTGCGTTCATGA
- a CDS encoding ABC transporter permease, whose amino-acid sequence MRIRAITLRILQQFIHDKRTMALMFIAPLLVLSLMSLVFNSDSYEPVIGVSGQAVNLSASLKGHEATVKEYSTVEIGTDALREGTIDALLTLNGTAPQVVLEGSNPTANRAVMMVLEQTSQDLLPSSGIKVQPEISYLYGSADMKTIDRFGPIMIGVFVFFFVFLIAGVSFLRERTTGTLERLLSTPLKRWEIVIGYVCGFGVFTVFQALLISWFSIQVLGIMMTGSFGYVMLMTLLLSMTALTLGTLLSAFAANELQMIQFIPLIIVPQIFLSGLFPMDTLPVWLQRVGLGTPLYYGADALMNIMIRGKGWSDIALDVYVLIGFSLLFMTLNVLALRKHRKM is encoded by the coding sequence ATGAGAATCCGGGCGATAACTCTACGTATTTTACAGCAATTTATTCATGATAAAAGAACGATGGCCCTTATGTTCATAGCTCCTCTATTAGTTCTAAGCTTGATGAGCCTGGTATTCAACAGTGATTCTTACGAGCCGGTAATTGGGGTGTCAGGCCAGGCAGTTAATCTGTCTGCTTCACTTAAGGGTCATGAAGCAACGGTGAAGGAATACTCGACGGTAGAGATTGGGACAGATGCTCTAAGAGAAGGAACTATCGATGCACTGCTCACGCTAAATGGTACAGCACCACAGGTGGTGCTGGAAGGAAGTAATCCTACGGCTAACCGGGCGGTGATGATGGTGCTTGAGCAGACCTCACAGGATCTTCTGCCCTCCTCGGGAATTAAGGTGCAGCCGGAAATCAGCTATCTGTACGGATCAGCGGATATGAAGACGATTGACCGCTTTGGTCCGATTATGATTGGTGTATTCGTATTCTTCTTTGTCTTTCTAATTGCGGGTGTCTCCTTCCTGCGGGAACGGACCACGGGGACGCTGGAGCGCCTCCTTTCCACACCGCTGAAACGTTGGGAGATTGTTATCGGTTATGTCTGTGGATTTGGGGTATTTACTGTATTTCAAGCCCTGCTTATCTCTTGGTTCTCCATTCAGGTGCTCGGTATAATGATGACAGGAAGCTTCGGTTATGTCATGTTGATGACCCTGCTACTGTCCATGACGGCTCTGACGCTGGGTACATTGCTGTCTGCTTTTGCAGCCAATGAGCTGCAGATGATCCAATTCATTCCGCTCATTATCGTGCCGCAAATTTTCCTCAGCGGGTTATTCCCGATGGACACTCTTCCTGTCTGGCTGCAGCGGGTAGGGTTAGGAACTCCTCTCTACTATGGTGCAGATGCGTTGATGAACATTATGATTCGCGGCAAGGGCTGGAGTGATATCGCTCTGGATGTCTATGTGCTGATTGGCTTTTCCTTACTATTCATGACCTTAAATGTCTTGGCTCTGCGTAAACACCGCAAAATGTAA
- a CDS encoding TetR/AcrR family transcriptional regulator, producing MTDNKTAENPSADDHMGEQWIQEILNLGEDEKMTPKQLAILQAAIEVFSDKGYSAAATSEIAQKAGVAEGTIFRYYKTKKDLLLSIVGPTMSRMIAPFVLRNFKGVLDIPFDSYEDFLRAFIVNRLEFGRKNFRIIKILIQEIPFQPALREQFVENILGKVVERVEKIVEHFKEKGEIVEIPTPAIIRFTVSSVIGFLLARLLLMPDKDWNDEEEIELTIRFIMHGISPDGIGSKTFK from the coding sequence ATGACTGATAATAAAACTGCGGAGAACCCGTCCGCAGATGATCATATGGGGGAACAATGGATTCAGGAGATTCTAAATCTTGGCGAGGATGAGAAAATGACCCCGAAGCAGCTGGCCATTTTGCAGGCGGCAATTGAGGTTTTTTCCGATAAGGGGTATTCTGCTGCCGCAACTAGCGAAATCGCTCAGAAAGCGGGCGTAGCGGAAGGTACGATCTTTCGGTACTACAAGACCAAGAAAGACCTGCTGTTATCTATTGTAGGACCGACGATGAGCCGGATGATTGCTCCCTTTGTGCTTAGGAATTTTAAGGGAGTGCTTGATATACCTTTTGACAGCTATGAAGATTTCCTGCGGGCTTTTATTGTGAACCGGTTGGAATTTGGGCGCAAGAACTTTAGAATTATCAAAATACTCATTCAGGAAATTCCCTTCCAGCCCGCACTTCGCGAGCAATTTGTTGAGAATATTCTCGGCAAGGTGGTGGAACGTGTAGAAAAGATCGTAGAGCATTTCAAGGAAAAGGGAGAGATTGTCGAGATCCCGACGCCGGCCATCATCAGATTCACCGTTTCATCCGTTATCGGCTTTCTGCTGGCCCGCTTGCTGCTGATGCCTGATAAGGATTGGAATGACGAAGAAGAAATAGAACTAACCATTAGATTTATAATGCATGGTATAAGTCCTGATGGAATAGGCAGCAAAACATTCAAGTAA
- a CDS encoding DEAD/DEAH box helicase: MGFSVSERVIKLLCGKTAFEKGQEYYLSGRVDLIDNGENHGSVNDTNDNSYSDYEAIVAGSKGSNVDVTARIDRDGDVTANCSCAEYYRGGPFCKHIAAVMVNVLDLDQGLASQGRTAASSLHNGGAFTTGVGVLTPRTFTDATRKSRASAKDQQLVDTMLGMFGNSRQRPSGTGIFMDIRMPLNVELICKPFSYNYGSVMLGIEMKVGPKRLYIVQKIRDFLQHVHRGEAYEFSKHFIYDPSLHSFHKEDNAVIQKLIEILLNEKMYRERSSSYSPYANHMGGDRLLPIPPFFWDTLLPFLSAAKTVYFQQEDTLFEGIHFSNEAPPLSFEFDQAEENGYRLEVLGLEKITVMEDYGIVLTEGKLLKLPSQECRRLADMKKMLEDSRDGGVRIAPEQMEPFMDKVIPGLMKLGSVHIADAIADRVVQTKLQARLYLDRVRDRLLAGLEFQYGDIIINPIDDHNKARGTDIILMRDSEAEHKILELMEHEYFAKTESGYIMSDEDAEYDFLYHKIPLLEQLLEVYATTAVKEKLHTGTVPPKVSLTWNEKTDWLDFKFDMEGIPESEIVLVLRSLQDKRKYYRLPNGALLPLESEEFQEIITFMNELGIRQDDLKGTEFTLPVVRGLHLSASDEKGDAVKLGKGLRKLLANMRNPENLDYPVPDRLVPVLRDYQVFGFQWLKTLAHYRFGGILADDMGLGKTLQSIAFLLSELPDIRQGGKPALIVAPASLVYNWHNELKKFTPEIKAVIADGSLTERTRILRNTGKADVIITSYPLLRRDVHLYAKPSFHTLILDEAQVIKNHVTQTAQAVRVLQARYRFALTGTPVENALEDLWSIFGAVFPELFPGKKAFHDLPREVVAKRARPFLLRRLKTDVLKELPDKIESLQASELLPEQKKLYVAYLARLQKEALKHLNGEDFRSNRIKILAGLTRLRQLCCHPSLFVEGYQGSSAKFEQLLEIIEECRSSGKRMLVFSQFTEMLKLIGRELGLQGVPYFYLDGQTRASQRVELCNQFNDGERDLFLISLKAGGTGLNLTGADTVILYDLWWNPAVEQQAADRAHRIGQKKVVQVIRLVTQGTVEDKMYELQQKKKNLIDEVIQPGQEALSTLTEQDIREILMI, from the coding sequence ATGGGCTTTAGTGTGTCCGAACGGGTAATCAAGCTGCTGTGCGGGAAGACCGCTTTTGAAAAAGGACAGGAGTACTACCTCTCTGGAAGGGTTGACCTGATTGATAATGGAGAAAACCACGGGTCCGTGAATGATACTAATGACAATAGTTACTCTGATTACGAGGCTATCGTTGCAGGCAGCAAGGGTAGCAATGTGGATGTAACGGCGAGGATTGATCGGGACGGAGATGTAACTGCAAATTGTTCTTGTGCTGAATATTATCGCGGAGGCCCGTTCTGCAAACATATTGCGGCTGTGATGGTAAATGTGCTGGATCTGGATCAAGGTCTGGCATCACAAGGGCGGACGGCGGCCTCCAGTCTCCATAACGGGGGAGCATTCACTACCGGAGTCGGGGTTCTTACCCCGCGTACCTTTACCGATGCGACACGCAAATCAAGAGCCTCTGCAAAGGATCAGCAGTTGGTCGATACGATGTTGGGAATGTTCGGGAACAGCAGGCAGCGTCCAAGCGGTACAGGAATTTTTATGGATATACGCATGCCTCTGAATGTAGAGTTGATCTGCAAGCCGTTTTCATATAATTATGGAAGTGTCATGCTCGGGATCGAAATGAAGGTGGGTCCAAAACGTCTATATATTGTGCAAAAAATCAGGGATTTTCTGCAGCATGTTCACCGGGGGGAAGCCTATGAATTTTCAAAACATTTTATATATGATCCTTCACTCCACAGTTTTCATAAGGAAGACAATGCAGTTATTCAGAAGCTTATCGAAATCTTGTTAAATGAGAAAATGTACCGCGAAAGAAGTAGCTCCTACTCCCCTTATGCAAATCATATGGGCGGAGACCGCCTGCTGCCGATTCCGCCTTTTTTCTGGGATACGCTCCTGCCCTTCCTTTCAGCGGCTAAAACGGTCTATTTTCAACAAGAAGATACCTTATTTGAGGGCATTCACTTCTCTAATGAAGCACCCCCGCTGAGCTTTGAGTTCGATCAGGCCGAGGAGAATGGCTATCGTTTGGAGGTTCTGGGGTTAGAAAAAATCACGGTCATGGAGGACTATGGAATTGTCCTGACGGAAGGAAAGCTGCTGAAGCTACCCTCCCAAGAGTGCAGACGTCTTGCCGACATGAAAAAAATGCTGGAGGACTCCCGTGATGGAGGTGTTCGCATAGCGCCTGAGCAAATGGAGCCTTTTATGGATAAGGTGATCCCCGGCTTGATGAAGCTCGGCAGTGTTCATATCGCTGACGCCATCGCTGACCGTGTTGTTCAGACTAAGCTGCAGGCCCGGCTCTATCTGGATCGGGTAAGAGACCGGCTGCTCGCCGGGTTGGAGTTCCAATATGGCGACATCATCATTAATCCTATAGATGATCATAATAAGGCTCGCGGTACGGATATTATTCTTATGCGGGACAGCGAGGCCGAACATAAGATTCTTGAGCTTATGGAACATGAATATTTTGCCAAAACAGAAAGTGGATATATTATGAGCGACGAGGATGCGGAATACGACTTCCTGTATCATAAAATCCCTCTTTTAGAGCAACTTCTCGAAGTTTATGCTACCACCGCCGTAAAAGAGAAATTGCATACAGGTACGGTTCCGCCCAAAGTATCTCTCACTTGGAATGAGAAAACCGACTGGCTCGATTTCAAATTCGATATGGAGGGTATTCCCGAGTCGGAGATTGTATTGGTTCTAAGATCACTTCAGGACAAGCGTAAATACTATCGATTGCCAAATGGTGCGCTGCTGCCTCTGGAAAGTGAGGAATTCCAAGAAATCATTACATTTATGAATGAATTGGGTATCCGTCAGGATGATTTGAAAGGCACTGAATTTACTCTGCCCGTTGTTCGGGGGTTACATCTAAGTGCTTCCGATGAGAAGGGTGACGCGGTTAAGCTAGGCAAAGGGTTGCGCAAGCTTCTGGCTAATATGCGGAATCCCGAGAATCTGGATTATCCTGTTCCAGACCGACTCGTTCCTGTGCTTCGGGATTATCAGGTGTTTGGCTTCCAATGGTTGAAAACCTTAGCCCACTATCGGTTTGGTGGGATATTGGCCGATGACATGGGCCTTGGAAAAACGCTGCAAAGCATAGCGTTCCTGCTCTCGGAGCTGCCGGATATCCGTCAAGGCGGAAAGCCCGCGCTTATCGTCGCACCGGCCTCTCTCGTCTACAACTGGCATAATGAGCTTAAGAAATTCACGCCGGAGATTAAGGCTGTCATTGCTGATGGAAGCTTGACGGAGCGGACTCGAATTCTTCGAAATACGGGGAAAGCAGATGTCATTATTACTTCTTATCCACTGCTGCGTAGAGACGTACATCTCTATGCGAAACCATCTTTTCACACACTCATTCTGGATGAAGCCCAAGTCATTAAGAATCACGTAACCCAAACAGCACAAGCTGTACGGGTTCTGCAAGCTCGTTATCGATTTGCACTAACGGGTACTCCGGTGGAAAATGCTCTGGAGGACCTATGGTCAATCTTCGGCGCTGTGTTTCCAGAACTTTTCCCTGGCAAGAAGGCCTTTCACGACCTTCCCCGGGAAGTGGTAGCCAAGCGTGCACGTCCTTTTCTGCTTCGTCGTCTTAAGACCGATGTCCTGAAAGAACTGCCGGACAAGATCGAGTCCTTGCAAGCCTCCGAGCTGCTGCCCGAGCAGAAGAAGCTGTATGTCGCTTATCTGGCGAGGCTACAAAAGGAAGCCCTGAAGCATCTGAACGGGGAGGATTTCCGCAGCAACCGGATCAAAATCCTGGCCGGACTTACTCGTCTGAGACAACTCTGCTGCCATCCTTCGCTATTCGTCGAAGGCTATCAAGGCAGTTCAGCCAAATTTGAGCAGCTGCTCGAGATTATTGAGGAGTGTCGCAGCTCCGGCAAACGGATGCTGGTCTTCTCCCAATTCACGGAGATGCTCAAGTTAATCGGGCGGGAGCTTGGGCTTCAAGGTGTCCCGTATTTCTATCTGGACGGACAGACCCGAGCCTCCCAGCGTGTTGAGCTGTGTAATCAATTTAATGACGGGGAACGCGACTTGTTCCTCATCTCCTTGAAGGCCGGCGGCACCGGACTTAACCTAACCGGAGCAGATACCGTCATCCTGTATGATTTATGGTGGAACCCCGCTGTTGAACAGCAGGCTGCCGACAGAGCACACCGGATCGGGCAGAAAAAGGTAGTCCAAGTTATCCGGCTTGTCACCCAGGGAACGGTAGAGGATAAAATGTACGAGCTGCAGCAGAAGAAAAAAAACCTGATAGATGAAGTTATTCAGCCAGGTCAGGAAGCCTTATCCACCTTAACAGAACAGGATATCCGGGAGATTCTGATGATTTAA
- a CDS encoding arginine--tRNA ligase produces the protein MFSQLIRTNLEQSVRGVFNSLSITYTGEINVRIEQPANLEHGDYSSSIAMQMAKIVRKAPMGIAELVKAEIQKQGYMEGLLDKVEVAAPGFINLYVNWQEWAGRTFELPPNSGEKAVIEHTSINPNKSAHIGHLRNSCIGDALVRILKRTGYNVEVHNYIDDLGNQLADTVVGLLNIPFEGEHIRFGDYCWDIYSRVNKEYARNPEMTDKRTDILHALERGGENEAWLGNLVAERIVREHVEEMKSFGIEYDLLVWESSIVREGFWSSAFQLLVKTEVFVQEKEGKLAGCWVLKQSSVADAEAEVDEYNIDKVLVRSNGILTYTAKDIAYHLWKFGLLEKDFSYHEFTAGLWTTGLTTGRALSFGKADMVINVIDYRQEYPQQMVKQALQVLGYTDQAEKLHHVSYGVVSLSPASAAELGIDISDGRTSYAMSGRQGIGVKVTDLVLLMEKAIEQSRSDKSGLSSKDIATAAIRYYLLRFNLGTEIIFDFRQATEISGNTGVYLMYTYARANSVLSKAAATNLMDDALLPQFPAEFEKAESALLRHLSTWEDTLFLASKELTPSTLCNYVHTLATLFNNFYSLCPILKGAESSIQFRLWLTSRVIHTLGDVLRVLGLPTPNRM, from the coding sequence ATGTTCAGCCAACTTATCAGAACCAACCTGGAACAGAGTGTCAGAGGCGTATTTAATAGTCTGAGTATTACTTATACCGGTGAGATTAACGTTCGTATTGAACAGCCCGCTAATCTGGAGCATGGCGATTATTCGAGCAGTATCGCAATGCAGATGGCAAAAATTGTGCGGAAGGCTCCTATGGGAATAGCTGAACTAGTGAAGGCAGAAATTCAAAAGCAGGGTTATATGGAAGGGCTATTAGACAAAGTCGAAGTCGCAGCTCCCGGGTTCATCAATTTGTATGTCAACTGGCAGGAGTGGGCCGGACGCACCTTCGAGCTCCCTCCAAATTCCGGGGAAAAAGCAGTAATAGAGCACACTTCTATAAATCCGAACAAATCAGCGCACATCGGGCACTTAAGAAACTCCTGTATCGGGGATGCTTTGGTCCGTATTTTGAAAAGAACAGGATACAACGTAGAGGTTCATAATTACATAGACGATTTGGGGAATCAGCTGGCGGATACAGTTGTTGGGTTATTAAATATACCTTTTGAGGGTGAGCATATCCGTTTTGGGGACTATTGCTGGGATATCTATTCCAGAGTGAACAAGGAGTATGCGCGAAATCCAGAGATGACGGACAAACGTACCGATATTCTACATGCCCTGGAAAGAGGCGGCGAAAATGAGGCCTGGCTGGGAAATCTTGTAGCTGAACGTATTGTGAGAGAGCATGTGGAGGAGATGAAGAGCTTCGGCATTGAGTATGACCTACTCGTATGGGAGAGCAGCATTGTTAGGGAGGGTTTTTGGTCATCGGCATTTCAGCTGCTTGTAAAAACAGAGGTTTTTGTTCAAGAAAAGGAAGGTAAACTGGCAGGCTGCTGGGTACTGAAGCAATCCTCGGTGGCGGACGCTGAGGCAGAAGTTGATGAATATAATATCGATAAGGTGCTTGTGCGCTCCAACGGCATTTTAACGTATACAGCCAAAGACATCGCCTATCATCTGTGGAAATTCGGTCTGCTCGAAAAAGACTTCTCGTACCATGAGTTTACAGCAGGCTTATGGACAACGGGTTTAACTACCGGACGGGCTTTATCTTTTGGAAAAGCGGACATGGTTATTAACGTCATCGACTACAGACAGGAATATCCGCAGCAGATGGTAAAACAGGCCTTGCAAGTACTGGGGTATACAGATCAGGCCGAGAAGCTTCATCATGTAAGCTATGGCGTGGTTTCGCTGAGTCCGGCTTCCGCGGCTGAACTGGGAATTGATATTTCGGATGGCAGAACCTCCTATGCCATGTCCGGGCGTCAGGGTATAGGTGTGAAGGTAACCGATTTGGTTCTGCTTATGGAGAAGGCTATTGAGCAATCACGTTCTGATAAAAGTGGCCTTTCCAGCAAGGACATCGCTACCGCTGCGATCCGCTATTATCTGCTCCGTTTCAATTTAGGGACTGAGATTATATTTGATTTCCGGCAGGCTACAGAAATATCCGGGAATACGGGCGTATATCTGATGTATACGTATGCCCGTGCGAACAGTGTGTTGAGCAAGGCTGCAGCAACCAATCTAATGGATGATGCTCTATTGCCGCAATTTCCAGCCGAATTTGAAAAAGCGGAGTCCGCACTGCTGAGACATCTCAGCACATGGGAAGATACATTATTTCTTGCCAGCAAGGAACTGACCCCGAGCACACTCTGTAACTACGTGCATACATTGGCTACTTTGTTCAATAATTTTTACTCTCTGTGTCCCATTCTTAAGGGTGCGGAGTCTTCCATTCAGTTCCGGCTCTGGCTCACCTCAAGAGTTATCCATACTTTAGGCGATGTCCTTCGGGTGCTGGGACTGCCTACACCAAACCGAATGTAA
- the asnB gene encoding asparagine synthase (glutamine-hydrolyzing), whose amino-acid sequence MCGITGFIQWRGDLTQHSQLLVRMTETLANRGPDAAGTWISGPCAFGHRRLSVIDPENGAQPMITRHEENMYAIVYNGELYNAPELKKELVQRSHHFRTECDTEVLLHAYIEWGPDCVEKLNGIFAFAIWDGLHEQVFFARDRLGVKPLFYSQVDDVFVFGSEPKALLQHPKVQPAVGPEGLAEIFIIGPARTPGHGVYKDMHELRAGHAMIYSREGLRSYAYWKLESFTHNDSVDETAIKVRELLQDTLERQLVSDVPVCSLLSGGLDSSALTALAVNYYNRTGQGRVNTFSVDYVNNDKHFKSHSFQPGADGPWIKRMVEELNTNHHYIAFDTPELVEALDNALYTRDLPGMTDVDSSLYLFCREIKKEATVAISGEAADEIFGGYPWFHREEMLSSGTFPWSVAPKMRAGLLSPEMNEWIRPLEYLGDKYSDAVAEVPKLQGETGKQAQMRVMSYLNITRFMPTLLDRKDRMSMGVGLEVRVPYCDHRLVQYVWNIPWEIKTVGNREKGILRKALEGVLPDDVLYRKKSPYPKTHNPNYLKAVRQRMLNILDDATSPILPLINAAKIREIAASPESSSNLPWFGQLMSGPQLFAYLSQVDLWLRTYNVVIK is encoded by the coding sequence ATGTGCGGAATAACCGGATTTATCCAGTGGCGCGGGGATCTGACACAGCACTCACAGCTGCTGGTGAGAATGACCGAAACCCTGGCAAACCGCGGACCGGATGCAGCAGGAACCTGGATTTCAGGACCTTGCGCTTTTGGACATCGCAGACTTAGCGTTATTGATCCCGAGAACGGTGCTCAGCCTATGATTACCCGCCATGAGGAGAACATGTACGCTATTGTATATAACGGTGAATTATATAATGCCCCGGAGCTTAAAAAAGAATTAGTGCAACGGAGCCATCACTTCCGTACGGAATGCGATACAGAAGTGCTGCTTCATGCCTACATCGAGTGGGGCCCGGATTGTGTAGAGAAGCTGAACGGAATTTTTGCCTTCGCCATCTGGGACGGTTTACATGAACAGGTCTTTTTTGCACGCGATCGGCTAGGCGTAAAGCCGTTATTTTACAGTCAAGTCGATGATGTCTTTGTATTTGGTTCGGAGCCAAAGGCCCTCTTGCAGCATCCCAAAGTCCAGCCGGCTGTTGGCCCGGAGGGTCTAGCTGAAATCTTTATCATCGGTCCGGCACGTACTCCGGGACACGGTGTCTATAAGGATATGCATGAACTTCGGGCGGGGCATGCCATGATCTACAGCCGGGAAGGACTGCGCAGTTATGCTTACTGGAAGCTGGAGAGTTTTACACATAACGATAGTGTAGATGAGACGGCAATCAAAGTTCGTGAACTGCTGCAGGATACACTGGAGCGGCAGCTTGTTTCGGACGTTCCGGTCTGCTCACTCCTGTCTGGAGGCCTGGATTCAAGTGCCCTAACGGCACTCGCGGTTAATTACTACAACCGAACGGGTCAAGGTCGGGTTAATACCTTTTCTGTCGATTATGTAAATAATGACAAGCATTTCAAAAGCCATTCCTTCCAGCCCGGAGCTGACGGCCCTTGGATTAAAAGGATGGTCGAAGAACTGAATACGAACCACCATTATATTGCGTTTGATACACCGGAGCTCGTAGAGGCACTGGATAATGCTCTTTACACGCGTGATTTACCCGGAATGACTGATGTTGACTCTTCTCTATATTTATTTTGCAGGGAGATCAAGAAAGAAGCGACTGTAGCCATCTCCGGTGAGGCTGCCGATGAAATTTTTGGCGGTTACCCTTGGTTCCATCGGGAAGAAATGCTCTCTTCCGGCACTTTTCCATGGTCAGTGGCACCCAAGATGCGGGCAGGACTCCTCTCCCCGGAAATGAATGAATGGATTAGACCTCTGGAATACCTGGGTGACAAATATAGTGATGCTGTGGCTGAAGTGCCAAAACTTCAAGGTGAAACAGGCAAACAGGCTCAAATGCGAGTAATGTCTTATCTCAATATCACCCGCTTCATGCCAACATTGTTGGACCGCAAGGACCGCATGAGTATGGGAGTCGGGCTTGAAGTTCGGGTTCCTTATTGTGATCATCGCCTTGTTCAATACGTGTGGAACATTCCTTGGGAGATAAAGACCGTTGGCAACCGGGAAAAGGGTATTTTGCGTAAGGCACTTGAAGGTGTATTGCCGGATGATGTGCTCTATCGTAAAAAAAGTCCGTATCCCAAAACCCATAATCCGAACTATCTAAAAGCGGTACGGCAGAGAATGCTGAATATATTGGATGACGCAACTTCTCCTATTCTCCCCTTAATTAATGCGGCCAAAATCCGTGAAATTGCTGCATCGCCGGAATCCTCCAGCAATCTTCCCTGGTTCGGGCAGCTTATGTCAGGCCCGCAGTTATTCGCTTATTTGTCTCAAGTGGACCTCTGGCTACGGACTTATAACGTTGTCATAAAGTGA
- a CDS encoding CPBP family intramembrane glutamic endopeptidase, whose amino-acid sequence MQVSLRSKSLQNNTQNRRIILFLAITFGFTWLSWLPLLINKQFTAEVPVLPGQFYLGSFGPLLGALVSVQIRGGTGFRAWCKTAFSFAFPKKWLAIGAGLPLVYGAVAILAHTLFTGSLPDIHTFGLTSDLPPQFNLWMTSLVWMLTFGIGEESGWRGFLLPELHKRYSLFTSALLIAVIWMAWHLPAFWFNESYLGMGFGVLGWAISLTYGSVVLAWICAGSRWSIIPVIVWHGIFDLLTASDQAAEVMAMVCSMLVIVHGILLMRTLGRSGRIPS is encoded by the coding sequence ATGCAAGTATCACTCCGTTCAAAATCACTGCAGAACAACACTCAGAACAGAAGAATCATTCTGTTTCTAGCTATAACTTTCGGTTTCACCTGGCTTTCCTGGCTTCCACTGCTGATCAATAAGCAATTCACGGCGGAGGTGCCAGTGCTGCCCGGGCAGTTCTATCTAGGTTCATTCGGCCCTCTCCTTGGCGCACTAGTTAGTGTTCAGATTCGGGGTGGAACGGGTTTTAGGGCCTGGTGTAAAACTGCCTTTTCGTTTGCATTCCCCAAAAAATGGCTGGCTATCGGGGCGGGCTTACCGCTGGTTTATGGTGCTGTAGCCATACTGGCCCATACTCTTTTCACCGGAAGTCTACCGGATATCCATACATTTGGCCTGACCTCTGACCTTCCACCTCAGTTCAATTTATGGATGACTTCTCTGGTGTGGATGCTTACCTTTGGAATAGGTGAGGAGAGTGGATGGCGTGGTTTTTTGCTGCCAGAACTTCATAAACGTTATTCATTATTCACCTCGGCGCTGCTCATAGCTGTCATTTGGATGGCCTGGCATCTACCCGCCTTTTGGTTCAATGAAAGCTATCTTGGCATGGGCTTTGGGGTGCTTGGATGGGCAATCAGTTTGACTTACGGATCGGTGGTGCTGGCTTGGATTTGTGCAGGGAGCCGCTGGAGCATTATCCCGGTAATCGTATGGCACGGCATCTTCGACCTGCTTACAGCCAGTGATCAGGCCGCAGAAGTCATGGCAATGGTCTGTAGTATGCTGGTAATTGTTCATGGAATCCTTCTGATGAGAACGCTAGGCAGGAGTGGGCGCATCCCTTCCTAA